The Nitriliruptor alkaliphilus DSM 45188 genome includes a region encoding these proteins:
- a CDS encoding murein hydrolase activator EnvC family protein, protein MPIRSTRALAAITAIVAAALLAPVALAVAQAPEQRQLQEARDRISAVSRELDAAEREAGDAEVELAEADERLAEVEAVVNDVAAALERQRTAVAEAAARLAEVEDEAVTVRARLEAQAASMFKHGAVRDFDVLLSSEGAEEALARTTYLRALTLGDASSAEALAAAEVAVEAERQRLQAEEERLDEMLAEQEELLAEVERLRNSRALAAADARARVDQLSQEHDDLEAESERIEALIRRQQEEARAAAREAERRRQQQAAAAPSGGSAQVSAPSSSGFAWPLCAPVTSEYGPRWGRMHQGIDQGARTGTPIGASKAGTVIFAGWQGGYGNLVLIDHHDGVVTAYAHQSSMAVSRGQSVSQGSTIGYVGNTGNSTGPHLHFETRVNGSAVNPRQYLSGSPC, encoded by the coding sequence GTGCCGATCCGTTCCACGCGCGCGCTCGCCGCGATCACAGCGATCGTGGCCGCTGCGCTCCTCGCACCGGTCGCTCTCGCCGTGGCCCAGGCCCCCGAGCAGCGCCAGCTCCAGGAGGCCCGGGACCGCATCTCTGCGGTCAGCCGGGAGCTCGACGCTGCCGAGCGCGAGGCGGGCGACGCCGAGGTCGAGCTCGCGGAGGCCGACGAACGCCTGGCCGAGGTCGAAGCGGTCGTCAACGACGTCGCAGCGGCCCTCGAACGCCAGCGCACCGCCGTGGCCGAGGCTGCAGCGCGGCTCGCCGAGGTCGAGGACGAGGCGGTCACGGTGCGTGCCCGGCTCGAGGCCCAGGCTGCCTCGATGTTCAAGCACGGCGCGGTCCGGGACTTCGACGTACTGCTGTCCTCCGAAGGGGCCGAGGAGGCGCTGGCCCGCACCACCTACCTGCGCGCCCTGACGCTGGGCGACGCGTCCAGCGCCGAGGCGCTCGCCGCGGCCGAGGTCGCCGTCGAGGCCGAGCGTCAGCGCCTGCAGGCCGAGGAGGAGCGCCTCGACGAGATGCTCGCGGAGCAGGAGGAGCTGTTGGCCGAGGTCGAGCGGCTGCGCAACTCGCGCGCGCTCGCGGCGGCGGACGCTCGGGCCCGGGTCGACCAGCTGTCGCAGGAGCACGACGACCTCGAGGCCGAGTCCGAGCGCATCGAGGCGCTGATCCGCCGGCAGCAGGAGGAGGCGCGGGCGGCGGCCCGCGAGGCCGAGCGGCGGCGCCAACAGCAGGCTGCGGCGGCCCCCTCCGGCGGGTCGGCGCAGGTGTCGGCGCCGTCGTCGTCGGGGTTCGCCTGGCCGCTGTGCGCGCCGGTGACCTCCGAGTACGGCCCGCGGTGGGGTCGCATGCACCAGGGGATCGACCAGGGCGCCCGCACGGGCACGCCGATCGGCGCGTCGAAGGCCGGCACGGTGATCTTCGCCGGGTGGCAGGGTGGCTACGGCAACCTGGTGCTGATCGATCACCACGACGGTGTGGTGACCGCCTACGCCCACCAGAGCAGCATGGCGGTCAGCCGGGGTCAGTCGGTGTCGCAGGGGTCGACGATCGGGTACGTGGGCAACACCGGCAACTCCACGGGTCCGCACCTGCACTTCGAGACGCGGGTGAACGGGTCGGCGGTCAACCCGCGGCAGTACCTGTCGGGCAGCCCGTGCTGA
- a CDS encoding sulfurtransferase — translation MTPPFVTVTALVAELRAARPPVVADVRWALDGSEGHHTYVAGHLPGAVYVDLETDLSGPATVRDGRHPLPSPERFAQALGARGIGDGDRVVAYDVLGGVVAARLVWLLRAIGHDAAVLSGGPAAWPGPLERGEVTRPATVRTPVPWPETRLADADAVAVAATSGEVVVLDAREGPRFRGEHEPVDARPGHVPGARNLPTSTLLSADGRLCDAAAIRVQAEQVGALEASEGVVAYCGSGVTACFDLLALETIGIRGRLFPGSWSAWAADPARPASTGR, via the coding sequence TTGACCCCGCCGTTCGTGACCGTGACGGCGCTGGTTGCGGAGCTGCGTGCCGCACGGCCCCCGGTGGTCGCCGACGTCAGGTGGGCGCTCGACGGCTCCGAGGGGCACCACACCTACGTGGCCGGCCACCTGCCCGGCGCGGTGTACGTCGACCTGGAGACCGACCTCTCGGGGCCGGCGACGGTCCGCGACGGGCGCCACCCCCTGCCGTCGCCGGAGCGGTTCGCGCAGGCCCTCGGCGCGCGCGGGATCGGGGATGGTGACCGGGTCGTGGCCTACGACGTGCTCGGCGGGGTCGTCGCGGCCCGCCTCGTCTGGCTGCTGCGTGCGATCGGGCACGACGCCGCGGTGCTGTCCGGTGGGCCGGCGGCGTGGCCCGGCCCGCTGGAGCGGGGAGAGGTCACGCGGCCTGCGACGGTGCGGACCCCGGTGCCCTGGCCGGAGACCCGCCTCGCCGACGCCGACGCCGTGGCCGTGGCGGCCACATCCGGGGAGGTCGTCGTGCTCGATGCCCGCGAGGGGCCGCGGTTCCGCGGTGAGCACGAACCGGTCGATGCCCGTCCCGGGCACGTACCCGGGGCCCGGAACCTGCCGACGAGCACGCTCCTGAGCGCCGACGGCCGGTTGTGCGACGCGGCGGCCATCCGCGTTCAGGCGGAGCAGGTCGGCGCCCTCGAGGCGAGCGAGGGGGTCGTGGCCTACTGCGGGTCCGGCGTGACCGCCTGCTTCGACCTGCTCGCCCTGGAGACCATCGGGATCCGCGGTCGGCTGTTCCCCGGGTCGTGGTCGGCGTGGGCGGCGGACCCGGCACGACCGGCCTCCACAGGCAGGTGA
- a CDS encoding DsbA family protein: MIILHHDVTSPAAAVAVLRLQRIADAGGAVAFQGIDVLGLDAAIPVTLDQLAELERESGRLHSFGVAARRPSRRPPTLGAHLVADIAEDQGCGAAWRLAALTAYWERDDDLGDDGVLVELAVAAGLDGAVVAERLADRSARVGLRRRMLATRQRGIGGVPVLEVQGAFVPADLPDDDLRQLAAS; encoded by the coding sequence GTGATCATCCTCCACCACGACGTCACCTCCCCGGCCGCTGCGGTGGCCGTCCTCCGGCTGCAGCGGATCGCCGACGCCGGGGGGGCCGTGGCGTTCCAGGGCATCGACGTGCTCGGCCTCGACGCCGCGATCCCGGTCACCCTCGACCAGCTCGCGGAGCTCGAACGTGAGTCCGGACGGTTGCACAGCTTCGGGGTCGCGGCGCGTCGCCCGTCACGCCGACCTCCGACGCTCGGGGCCCACCTGGTGGCCGACATCGCGGAGGACCAAGGGTGCGGTGCTGCGTGGCGGCTCGCGGCCCTGACCGCGTACTGGGAGCGCGACGACGACCTCGGGGACGACGGCGTGCTGGTCGAGCTCGCGGTCGCCGCCGGGCTCGACGGCGCGGTCGTGGCCGAACGGCTCGCCGACCGATCGGCACGCGTCGGGCTCCGGCGACGGATGCTGGCCACCCGCCAGCGCGGGATCGGTGGGGTCCCCGTGCTCGAGGTCCAGGGCGCGTTCGTCCCGGCCGACCTCCCCGACGATGACCTCCGACAGCTGGCCGCGTCGTGA
- the ppc gene encoding phosphoenolpyruvate carboxylase: MDRDATARQVRLLGDVLGQTIAEIEGDDQRAVVERVRALSKAQRGGDEGAGRELTELVAAMPTGQARIVATAFAAWFRLVNLAEDQGLVRQLAQDRRRGAESDRPFPETLRAAVERFAERGLDAEAAAAALQQLAVRPVLTAHPTEAKRRTTLTKLGRVAEALRRLDDPTITPEDHDAAEDYLAEEVASLWLTDETRVRPPTVIDEVRNGLYWIDAVLFDLVPRLYRELDEAYRAVYPDAAPLEPGRFLRLGSWIGGDRDGNPNVTPEVTEATWREHQQMAIRLLRRSIDRLHAHLSVSERRGTSPELAARLAELQDAHPDAATQIAGRYPQQPHRQFLALVYQSLLATERHAGRTWRADRRRLPERYTTSAELVADLTVLRASLRSVGARAIADGRIADLEVQARVFGFHLVSLDLRQHAGKHRAAFTTLYRHYGEIDDYAALPEEEKVAVLERELASPRPLTPAIIDLDDESAATFSLFRLLRRAHERLGPDACDAYVISMTEHVSDVLAVLAMARDADVDASLDVVPLFETVDDLHRAPEVMTALFTLPVYRDHLARRGDHQQVMIGYSDSNKDGGYLTATWQLQRAQRALAAVADEHGITLTLFHGRGGSIGRGGGPANAAIRAQPAESVRGRLKLTEQGEVIAARYRDPELAHRHLEQLLHATMVTLLPDRAPTTTARVDEVLDACSELARAAYRDLVHDTPELVAYLHEATPLDAVAELKLASRPARRSAGAGIGDLRAIPWVFGWTQCRVHLPAWYGVGSAFTTWTEDDDTRWAELAELHASSPLLQVTLANVAMALAKADLTIAADYASLARPEVRDVVLPQLRAEHDRTVTAITRVTGAAPGEGDHDLREVLRLRDPYLDPLHALQVRLLSRLRDEDDGDVAADVRDAVLIATNGIAAGLRNTG, encoded by the coding sequence GTGGACCGTGACGCGACCGCCCGACAGGTTCGACTCCTCGGCGACGTCCTCGGACAGACGATCGCCGAGATCGAGGGCGACGACCAACGCGCTGTGGTCGAACGGGTGCGGGCGCTGTCCAAGGCCCAGCGTGGCGGCGACGAGGGAGCCGGCCGGGAGCTGACCGAGCTGGTGGCCGCGATGCCCACCGGGCAGGCACGCATCGTGGCGACCGCGTTCGCGGCGTGGTTCCGGCTGGTCAACCTGGCCGAGGACCAGGGCCTCGTCCGCCAGTTGGCGCAGGATCGACGTCGAGGCGCCGAGAGCGACCGGCCGTTCCCCGAGACGCTGCGCGCCGCCGTCGAACGTTTCGCCGAGCGTGGACTCGATGCGGAGGCGGCGGCCGCGGCGCTGCAGCAGCTCGCCGTCCGGCCGGTGCTGACCGCGCACCCGACCGAGGCCAAGCGGCGCACGACGCTGACCAAGCTCGGACGGGTCGCCGAGGCGCTCCGCCGGCTCGACGACCCGACCATCACCCCGGAGGACCACGACGCCGCCGAGGACTACCTCGCCGAGGAGGTCGCCTCGCTCTGGCTCACCGACGAGACGCGGGTGCGCCCCCCGACCGTGATCGACGAGGTGCGCAACGGCCTGTACTGGATCGACGCGGTGCTCTTCGACCTCGTTCCCCGCCTGTACCGCGAGCTCGACGAGGCGTACCGCGCGGTCTACCCCGACGCGGCCCCGCTCGAGCCCGGCCGGTTCCTCCGTCTCGGCTCGTGGATCGGTGGTGACCGCGACGGCAACCCGAACGTGACGCCCGAGGTGACCGAGGCGACCTGGCGCGAGCACCAGCAGATGGCGATCCGGCTGCTGCGCCGCTCGATCGACCGCTTGCACGCCCACCTGTCGGTCAGCGAGCGTCGTGGGACCTCGCCCGAGCTCGCCGCCCGCCTCGCCGAGCTGCAGGACGCCCACCCCGACGCCGCCACCCAGATCGCCGGCCGCTACCCCCAGCAGCCGCACCGCCAGTTCCTCGCGCTGGTCTACCAGAGCCTGCTGGCCACCGAACGGCACGCCGGCCGCACCTGGCGCGCCGACCGCCGGCGGCTCCCCGAGCGCTACACCACCTCGGCCGAGCTCGTCGCCGACCTCACCGTGCTGCGGGCGTCCCTGCGCTCGGTGGGCGCTCGCGCCATCGCGGACGGACGGATCGCCGACCTCGAGGTCCAGGCGCGGGTCTTCGGGTTCCACCTCGTCTCGCTCGACCTGCGGCAGCACGCCGGCAAGCACCGGGCGGCGTTCACCACGCTGTACCGCCACTACGGCGAGATCGACGACTACGCCGCCCTCCCCGAGGAGGAGAAGGTCGCCGTCCTCGAGCGTGAGCTCGCCTCGCCGCGACCCCTGACGCCGGCCATCATCGACCTCGACGACGAGAGTGCGGCGACCTTCAGCCTCTTCCGGCTGCTGCGACGCGCGCACGAGCGCCTCGGCCCCGACGCGTGCGATGCGTACGTGATCTCCATGACCGAGCACGTGTCCGACGTGCTCGCCGTCCTCGCCATGGCGCGTGACGCGGACGTCGACGCGTCGCTCGACGTCGTCCCGCTGTTCGAGACCGTGGACGACCTTCACCGCGCCCCCGAGGTCATGACCGCGCTGTTCACCCTGCCGGTCTACCGCGACCACCTCGCCCGCCGAGGTGACCACCAGCAGGTGATGATCGGGTACTCCGACTCCAACAAGGACGGCGGCTACCTCACCGCCACCTGGCAGCTGCAGCGCGCCCAGCGGGCGCTGGCCGCTGTCGCCGATGAGCACGGCATCACCCTCACGCTGTTCCACGGCCGCGGTGGCTCCATCGGCCGCGGTGGCGGGCCCGCCAACGCCGCCATCCGGGCGCAGCCGGCCGAGTCCGTCCGTGGGCGGCTCAAGCTCACCGAGCAGGGCGAGGTCATCGCGGCTCGGTACCGCGACCCCGAGCTCGCCCACCGCCACCTCGAGCAGCTGCTGCACGCCACGATGGTGACCCTGCTGCCCGACCGCGCGCCCACGACGACCGCTCGCGTGGACGAGGTCCTGGACGCCTGCTCGGAGCTCGCCCGAGCCGCGTACCGCGACCTCGTGCACGACACCCCCGAGCTGGTGGCCTACCTGCACGAGGCGACCCCGCTCGACGCGGTCGCCGAGCTCAAGCTCGCGTCCCGGCCCGCGCGCCGGTCGGCCGGGGCGGGCATCGGTGACCTACGTGCCATCCCGTGGGTGTTCGGCTGGACCCAGTGCCGGGTCCACCTCCCCGCCTGGTACGGGGTCGGGTCGGCGTTCACGACCTGGACGGAGGACGACGACACCCGGTGGGCCGAGCTCGCTGAGCTCCACGCCTCGTCGCCGTTGCTGCAGGTGACCCTCGCCAACGTCGCCATGGCGCTGGCGAAGGCCGACCTGACCATCGCAGCCGACTACGCCTCGCTGGCCCGCCCGGAGGTCCGCGACGTCGTCCTCCCGCAGCTGCGTGCCGAGCACGACCGGACGGTCACCGCGATCACGCGCGTCACCGGTGCAGCCCCGGGCGAGGGCGATCACGACCTGCGCGAGGTCCTGCGCCTGCGGGACCCCTACCTCGACCCGCTGCACGCCCTGCAGGTCCGGCTGCTCAGCCGGCTGCGCGACGAGGACGACGGTGACGTGGCCGCCGACGTACGGGATGCCGTGCTGATCGCCACCAACGGCATCGCGGCGGGCCTGCGCAACACCGGTTGA
- a CDS encoding type II toxin-antitoxin system VapB family antitoxin, translating into MTKRLIDVDDEVLEAARRVLGTNTIKDTVNSALRASVQAAERRQRVDGAALKRFAVASRDLLDEDVMADAWR; encoded by the coding sequence ATGACGAAGCGACTCATCGACGTGGATGACGAGGTCCTCGAGGCTGCACGGCGCGTCCTCGGCACGAACACCATCAAGGACACCGTCAACTCCGCCCTCCGCGCCAGCGTGCAGGCCGCCGAGCGACGACAACGCGTCGACGGAGCGGCACTGAAGCGTTTCGCCGTGGCGTCGCGTGACCTGCTCGACGAAGACGTGATGGCGGATGCGTGGCGCTGA
- a CDS encoding class I SAM-dependent methyltransferase, protein MSDLSPDELQLAFHEVECRTYDERFGIAYDRRSARDAAGEARRLLGRRPLGRVLDVGCGTGYLGLGLAVAGRTDDLHLVDLSPGMLDRAARNAASLGVEATFLRATAADLPYADDTFDAVVSRGVLHHLHDVPAALTEWRRVVKPGGPVLALSEPTPLADRLGGLSARTALAGLGVARRVADAAGRPLSAHEDAALEEHRFWDLVAMAANLHTFTPGQLRDLGEEAGYAATRVRGCGLASITWASAYYVLAGELPGLAASERAKRRADRVWSALRGVDHTVVERVVPDRLLMTVQAVFTAPS, encoded by the coding sequence GTGTCCGACCTGTCACCGGACGAGCTGCAGCTGGCCTTCCACGAGGTCGAGTGCCGCACCTACGACGAGCGGTTCGGCATCGCCTACGACCGGCGGTCGGCTCGTGATGCCGCCGGCGAAGCGAGGCGGTTGCTCGGGCGGCGACCCCTCGGCCGGGTGCTCGACGTGGGCTGCGGGACCGGGTACCTCGGGCTCGGGTTGGCGGTCGCGGGTCGCACCGACGACCTCCACCTGGTGGACCTCTCCCCCGGCATGCTCGACCGGGCCGCACGCAACGCCGCGTCGCTCGGCGTCGAGGCCACGTTCCTGCGTGCCACCGCCGCCGATCTGCCCTACGCCGACGACACCTTCGACGCCGTCGTCTCGCGCGGGGTGCTCCACCACCTCCACGACGTACCGGCGGCGTTGACCGAGTGGCGCCGGGTGGTCAAGCCCGGTGGGCCGGTACTGGCGCTCTCCGAGCCGACGCCGCTGGCCGACCGGCTCGGTGGCCTCTCGGCACGGACGGCCCTGGCGGGCCTCGGCGTGGCCCGCCGCGTCGCCGACGCGGCTGGCCGCCCCCTGTCCGCCCACGAGGACGCGGCGCTGGAGGAGCACCGGTTCTGGGACCTGGTCGCCATGGCGGCCAACCTTCACACCTTCACCCCGGGACAGCTCCGTGACCTCGGTGAGGAGGCCGGCTACGCCGCCACGCGGGTCCGCGGGTGCGGGCTGGCCTCGATCACCTGGGCGAGCGCGTACTACGTGCTGGCGGGTGAGTTGCCGGGGCTCGCCGCGTCCGAGCGCGCCAAGCGCCGCGCCGACCGCGTCTGGTCGGCGCTGCGCGGGGTCGACCACACCGTGGTCGAGCGTGTGGTGCCCGACCGCCTCCTGATGACGGTCCAGGCGGTCTTCACGGCCCCGAGCTGA
- a CDS encoding PD-(D/E)XK nuclease family protein — MTGGPGDGGAAARERLRTELFGWGQDRPIVDPGEVAALRGQLEAELAGLGDALHAAATSTGRQQLLVTKTRLDRLTCDGWALDPAPFEHTEANVRGTLAHKAIERHLDGGLEQVPEAAVVADAWRELAARSPGDPRSISAWLNACPKEAAQRLRTEVSGLLGTFRTVWPDLPRQLVQVRTEKRLDVTLADGTVRLQGTLDLLVDSRRVDDRARTLIVDFKTGVPRSDHDRAEVRFYALLAALATGRLPFRWATFYVAEGRPEIEDLHGPTLDATVRRVVDAVRQAARLTAVRAGAEPPRLRGGLWCRGCLRRDDCDEAERARQEHAARFTTG, encoded by the coding sequence GTGACCGGCGGACCCGGCGACGGGGGAGCGGCCGCACGGGAGCGGCTGCGCACCGAGCTGTTCGGCTGGGGGCAGGATCGGCCGATCGTGGACCCCGGCGAGGTCGCGGCCCTCCGCGGCCAGCTGGAGGCCGAGCTCGCGGGCCTCGGGGACGCGCTGCACGCCGCGGCGACGTCGACCGGTCGTCAGCAGCTGCTGGTCACCAAGACGCGGCTCGACCGGTTGACCTGCGACGGGTGGGCACTCGATCCGGCGCCCTTCGAGCACACCGAGGCCAACGTCCGCGGGACGTTGGCCCACAAGGCGATCGAACGTCACCTCGACGGCGGTCTCGAACAGGTCCCCGAGGCCGCCGTCGTGGCGGACGCCTGGCGCGAGCTCGCCGCCCGGTCGCCGGGCGACCCGCGATCGATCAGCGCCTGGCTCAACGCCTGCCCCAAGGAGGCCGCGCAGCGGCTGCGGACCGAGGTGAGCGGCCTGCTCGGCACGTTCCGAACGGTCTGGCCCGACCTGCCGCGCCAGCTCGTGCAGGTCCGGACCGAGAAGCGGCTCGACGTGACCCTGGCGGACGGGACGGTCCGACTCCAGGGGACCCTCGACCTCCTCGTCGACAGTCGGCGGGTCGACGACCGTGCGCGCACCCTGATCGTCGACTTCAAGACCGGCGTCCCACGTTCGGACCACGACCGCGCCGAGGTGCGTTTCTACGCGCTGCTGGCGGCGCTCGCGACCGGTCGTCTGCCGTTCCGCTGGGCCACCTTCTACGTCGCCGAGGGGCGGCCCGAGATCGAGGACCTGCACGGGCCGACGCTGGACGCCACGGTGCGCAGGGTCGTGGACGCGGTCCGGCAGGCGGCCCGCCTGACGGCCGTCCGTGCTGGGGCGGAGCCCCCGCGGCTGCGCGGGGGGCTGTGGTGCCGGGGGTGCCTGCGGCGCGACGACTGCGACGAGGCCGAACGCGCCCGCCAGGAGCACGCCGCCCGCTTCACCACCGGCTGA
- a CDS encoding PIN domain-containing protein gives MALTPASWLVDKSVLARVDVAAVADAVLPRLQAGQVGVALVAELEVGYSARSSQDYAATRQDLLDLLIPVTMPVRAEERARELQRDLVARGRHRGVSVPDLVLAAIADIEELTILHYDADFDLISEVTGQPTEWVVPRGSID, from the coding sequence GTGGCGCTGACGCCCGCCTCCTGGCTGGTGGACAAGTCGGTCCTCGCCAGAGTCGATGTCGCGGCGGTCGCCGACGCCGTTCTTCCTCGCTTACAGGCAGGTCAGGTTGGCGTGGCTCTCGTGGCCGAACTCGAGGTCGGCTACTCGGCCCGCTCCAGTCAGGACTACGCCGCGACGCGCCAGGACCTGCTCGACCTGCTCATCCCCGTGACGATGCCCGTACGCGCCGAGGAACGAGCCCGGGAACTGCAGCGCGACCTGGTGGCCAGGGGGCGTCACCGCGGAGTCAGCGTCCCTGATCTCGTGCTGGCCGCCATCGCGGACATCGAAGAGCTCACCATCCTGCACTACGACGCCGACTTCGACCTGATCTCCGAAGTCACCGGTCAGCCCACCGAGTGGGTCGTGCCGCGCGGCAGCATCGATTGA
- a CDS encoding VanW family protein, translating to MALRRPAILAPAALLAVAILVVAGLWLSQRGQALPNTSVAGVDVGGMTADEIAAEIGPVVDAREADPVVFTFEDERFEFVPADLGYRIDVDGTVEAALSRGRSNPIADIPVRVGALWRERDIALVEDVDRDALVTAVDDLADQVDRDRFSGAVVADPETLEVTLEEPRGTAEVRRDETVETLEQGLRTPGPDEFELPADVERPTVAPADAEAVAAQVEAAIAEPLVLRVDDVSLTLDPSQLATLLEVGESEDGTSLELRVTESSVEEHLADTAASRFDVTPVDASFVTSRTPPTTFDDSSTTRWSPVEVGGVEVVAGRDGREFVPARAAEQLTEALRAAEREVALEVEVTTPALTTDQAREQQPTHLLSTFTTYYTAGQDRVANIQRLADVVDGALVLPGEQFSINGISGERSCGKGYKPAGTIVRGELVDTCGGGVSQFGTTTFNAAFFSGFPLDQWKAHSFYISRYPMGREATLSFPQLDVVFTNTSDAPVVVRASYTSTSITVSLYGRPIAGSVSAAHGQPYDRRSPTTETRTTSDLPEGRTRTVQETGSDGFKVQVVRRVDLIGAGTDERTITTTYLPQNGIVERGTG from the coding sequence ATGGCTCTGCGCCGCCCCGCCATCCTCGCGCCCGCCGCGCTCCTGGCCGTCGCCATCCTCGTCGTCGCCGGCCTGTGGCTCAGCCAACGCGGCCAGGCACTGCCGAACACCTCCGTCGCCGGCGTCGACGTGGGCGGGATGACCGCCGATGAGATCGCCGCCGAGATCGGCCCCGTGGTCGACGCCCGCGAGGCGGATCCGGTGGTCTTCACCTTCGAGGACGAACGTTTCGAGTTCGTGCCCGCCGACCTCGGCTACCGGATCGACGTGGACGGCACGGTCGAGGCGGCGCTGTCACGTGGACGCTCGAACCCGATCGCCGACATCCCCGTGCGTGTGGGCGCCCTCTGGCGGGAGCGCGACATCGCGCTGGTGGAGGACGTCGACCGCGATGCCCTGGTCACCGCTGTCGACGACCTGGCCGACCAGGTGGACCGGGACCGGTTCTCCGGCGCCGTCGTCGCCGACCCCGAGACCCTCGAGGTCACCCTCGAGGAACCGCGGGGCACCGCCGAGGTCCGCCGGGACGAGACCGTCGAGACCCTCGAACAGGGACTGCGCACCCCCGGACCCGACGAGTTCGAGCTCCCCGCCGACGTCGAGCGACCGACGGTCGCTCCGGCGGACGCCGAAGCGGTCGCCGCGCAGGTCGAAGCAGCCATCGCCGAGCCGCTCGTGCTCCGCGTCGACGACGTCTCCCTGACCCTCGACCCGAGCCAGCTCGCGACCCTGCTCGAGGTCGGTGAGAGCGAGGACGGCACCAGCCTCGAGCTGCGGGTGACCGAGTCGTCGGTGGAGGAGCACCTCGCCGACACCGCCGCGTCCCGGTTCGACGTCACGCCCGTCGATGCGTCCTTCGTCACCTCCCGGACCCCGCCGACGACCTTCGACGACAGCAGCACCACCAGGTGGTCGCCCGTCGAGGTCGGCGGCGTCGAGGTCGTGGCCGGACGTGACGGCCGGGAGTTCGTCCCCGCCCGGGCCGCCGAGCAGCTCACCGAGGCGCTGCGCGCCGCCGAACGCGAGGTCGCCCTCGAGGTGGAGGTCACCACGCCCGCCCTGACCACCGACCAGGCCCGGGAGCAGCAGCCGACGCACCTGCTGTCGACGTTCACCACCTACTACACCGCCGGCCAGGACCGGGTCGCCAACATCCAGCGGCTCGCCGACGTCGTCGACGGTGCGCTGGTGCTGCCCGGCGAGCAGTTCTCGATCAACGGCATCTCCGGCGAGCGCAGCTGCGGCAAGGGGTACAAGCCGGCCGGCACCATCGTGCGTGGTGAGCTCGTCGACACCTGCGGCGGCGGGGTGTCGCAGTTCGGCACGACGACCTTCAACGCGGCGTTCTTCAGCGGGTTCCCGCTCGACCAGTGGAAGGCCCACTCCTTCTACATCTCGCGCTACCCGATGGGCCGCGAAGCCACCCTGTCGTTCCCACAGCTCGACGTGGTCTTCACCAACACCAGCGACGCGCCGGTCGTGGTCCGCGCCAGCTACACCTCGACGTCGATCACGGTCTCCCTCTACGGACGTCCGATCGCCGGCAGCGTGTCCGCCGCCCACGGGCAGCCCTACGACCGTCGCTCGCCGACCACCGAGACCCGGACCACCTCCGACCTGCCCGAGGGGCGGACACGTACGGTGCAGGAGACCGGTAGCGACGGGTTCAAGGTGCAGGTCGTCCGGCGGGTCGACCTCATCGGGGCCGGCACCGACGAGCGCACGATCACCACCACCTACCTGCCGCAGAACGGCATCGTCGAGCGCGGCACCGGCTGA
- a CDS encoding HIRAN domain-containing protein, producing the protein MTPAEDFRTPVRGHAFAARPPSAPHPAPGSAAQLVREPDNPRDHLAVAVWTSGDRPWRMGYLDRAVAARLAPRLDGGERFDAEVAGWIDAPGGRWRRPLLRLTSRGTAAAGSLWGRPPGSTRRVLSSGP; encoded by the coding sequence GTGACCCCGGCGGAGGACTTCCGGACCCCCGTGCGGGGGCACGCCTTCGCGGCCCGCCCGCCATCAGCACCGCATCCGGCGCCCGGGAGCGCCGCGCAGCTGGTGCGCGAACCCGACAACCCGCGCGACCACCTCGCCGTCGCCGTGTGGACCTCTGGAGATCGTCCCTGGCGCATGGGCTACCTCGATCGGGCGGTGGCAGCCCGTCTCGCCCCACGGCTCGACGGCGGCGAGCGGTTCGACGCCGAAGTGGCGGGCTGGATCGACGCCCCCGGAGGCCGGTGGCGACGGCCACTGCTCCGGCTGACCTCCCGCGGGACAGCTGCGGCCGGCAGCCTGTGGGGCCGGCCACCCGGTTCGACGCGGCGGGTCCTCAGCTCGGGGCCGTGA